In Vigna radiata var. radiata cultivar VC1973A unplaced genomic scaffold, Vradiata_ver6 scaffold_347, whole genome shotgun sequence, a single genomic region encodes these proteins:
- the LOC106753251 gene encoding uncharacterized protein LOC106753251, protein MDQFDQTSNPASPYYLHPGENPGLTLITQMLNENNYSSWSRSLRRALLSKNKVKFIDGSIKRPQESGAVYDAWERCNVMILSWITKTLSPHIAESVIYIEDAKELWDELKERFSKGDYFKISDLLQEIHSIRQGERGVSQFFTDLKILWEELESLRPIPTCVCATPCSCALSKVSLKYREAEHVICFLKGLNDSYNTVKTQILLMDPLPNVNHIFSLIIQQERQEKQISTEVKVLANIAGRNGQWKPDQNWKIQGRGAEHQGRGIGFRGQGRGRGRNPNYGKQCSYCNKMNHTIDECYSKHGYPP, encoded by the coding sequence ATGGATCAATTCGATCAAACGTCCAACCCAGCTAGCCCCTACTATCTGCACCCAGGAGAAAATCCTGGCCTCACTCTGATCACTCAAATGCTAAACGAAAACAACTACTCATCTTGGAGCAGAAGCTTAAGGAGAGCTCTGCTTTCCAAGAATAAAGTGAAGTTCATCGACGGATCCATAAAAAGACCTCAAGAAAGTGGTGCTGTCTACGACGCCTGGGAGAGATGCAACGTTATGATTTTATCTTGGATTACGAAGACTTTGTCACCCCACATTGCCGAAAGCGTGATTTACATTGAAGACGCTAAAGAGCTATGGGACGAGCTCAAGGAAAGATTTTCTAAGggagattattttaaaatctcagACTTACTACAAGAAATACACTCCATCCGACAAGGTGAAAGGGGGGTGAGTCAATTTTTTACAGATTTAAAAATCCTATGGGAGGAACTGGAATCTTTAAGGCCTATACCCACTTGCGTTTGTGCCACACCCTGCAGCTGCGCTTTATCCAAAGTTTCCTTAAAATATAGAGAGGCCGAGCATGTAATATGCTTTCTGAAAGGTTTAAACGATTCTTACAACACTGTTAAGACGCAAATTCTCCTAATGGACCCTCTTCCGAATGTTAATCACATTTTTTCGCTCATTATTCAACAAGAGCGACAGGAAAAACAAATTTCTACAGAGGTAAAAGTCCTTGCAAACATTGCTGGAAGAAATGGTCAATGGAAGCCTGACCAGAACTGGAAAATTCAAGGAAGAGGAGCTGAGCATCAAGGAAGGGGAATTGGGTTTCGTGGTCAAGGTAGAGGAAGGGGAAGAAATCCCAACTACGGGAAACAATGTTCATATTGTAACAAAATGAACCATACTATAGATGAGTGTTACTCTAAACACGGCTATCCTCCTTAG